In a single window of the Chondrocystis sp. NIES-4102 genome:
- a CDS encoding translation elongation factor G, whose translation MKDLTRYRNIGIFAHVDAGKTTTTERILKLTGKTHKIGEVHEGEATTDFMDQEKERGITIQSAATSCFWKDHQLNIIDTPGHVDFTIEVYRSLKVLDGGIGVFCGSGGVEPQSETNWRYANDSKVARIIYVNKLDRTGADFFSVVKQVKEILVATPLVMVLPIGIENDFIGVVDLLTRKAWVWDNSGDPEKYEIQDVPADMVDEVENYREQLIETAVEQDDDLMEKYLEGEEIAVEDIKRCIRKGTRELAFFPTYCGSSFKNKGVQLVLDAVVDYLPNPMEVNPQPEIDLEGHETGSYAIVDPEKPLRALAFKIMDDRYGALTFTRIYSGTLNKGESVLNTATGKTERVGRMVEMHANSREEIESAQAGDIIAIVGLKNVQTGHTLCDPKVPATLEPMVFPDPVISIAVSPKKKGDAEKMGMAISKMVQEDPSFYVETDQESGETIIKGMGELHLDIKVDILKRTYGVEVEVGKPQVAYRESITKVIQDSYTHKKQSGGSGQFGKIDYTIEPGEPGSGFEFQSKVTGGNVPREYWPAVEKGFASSLDKGVLAGYPCVDLKITLNDGSFHPVDSSAIAFEIAAKSGYRQSIPKAGPQILEPIMNVDVFTPEDHMGDVIGDLNRRRGMIKSQNTNPMGVRIKAEAPLSEMFGYIGDLRTMTSGRGQFSMEFAHYAPCPKNVAEAVIAEAKERQAAKA comes from the coding sequence ATGAAAGACCTTACTCGATATCGGAACATTGGCATCTTCGCACACGTAGATGCGGGTAAAACCACAACCACTGAAAGAATCCTGAAACTTACTGGTAAAACCCACAAAATCGGTGAGGTACATGAAGGAGAGGCAACAACTGACTTCATGGATCAGGAAAAAGAGCGTGGTATTACGATTCAATCTGCTGCTACTAGCTGTTTTTGGAAGGATCATCAGCTAAATATTATTGATACTCCTGGTCACGTTGATTTTACCATCGAAGTTTATCGCTCGCTTAAAGTTCTAGATGGTGGTATTGGTGTGTTCTGTGGTTCGGGTGGGGTTGAGCCTCAATCTGAAACTAACTGGCGTTATGCTAACGATTCTAAAGTAGCACGGATTATTTATGTCAATAAGTTAGACCGTACTGGGGCTGATTTTTTCAGCGTTGTTAAACAAGTAAAAGAAATCTTGGTTGCAACACCTTTAGTGATGGTTTTACCAATTGGAATTGAAAACGATTTTATTGGTGTAGTAGACCTACTAACTCGTAAGGCTTGGGTTTGGGACAATTCAGGTGATCCTGAAAAGTATGAGATTCAAGATGTACCTGCGGATATGGTTGACGAGGTTGAAAATTACCGTGAACAGCTAATTGAAACTGCGGTAGAACAAGACGATGATTTGATGGAAAAATACCTCGAAGGTGAAGAAATTGCCGTTGAGGATATTAAACGCTGTATTCGCAAAGGTACTCGTGAATTAGCATTCTTCCCAACTTACTGTGGTTCTTCCTTTAAAAACAAAGGGGTGCAATTAGTTCTAGATGCGGTAGTGGATTATTTACCTAATCCTATGGAAGTAAATCCTCAACCAGAGATCGACCTAGAAGGGCATGAAACAGGTAGTTATGCTATCGTAGACCCTGAAAAACCTTTGCGCGCTCTAGCATTCAAAATTATGGATGACCGTTATGGCGCATTGACCTTTACCAGAATCTATTCAGGTACTTTAAATAAAGGTGAAAGCGTTCTTAATACAGCTACAGGTAAAACTGAGCGTGTAGGAAGAATGGTAGAAATGCACGCCAATTCACGGGAAGAAATTGAGTCCGCACAAGCAGGGGATATCATCGCCATTGTAGGTTTGAAAAACGTTCAAACAGGTCACACTCTTTGCGATCCAAAAGTTCCTGCAACTCTAGAACCTATGGTCTTCCCAGATCCTGTAATCTCCATTGCTGTATCGCCCAAGAAAAAAGGTGATGCTGAAAAAATGGGTATGGCAATCAGTAAAATGGTACAAGAAGATCCTTCTTTCTATGTAGAAACAGATCAAGAAAGTGGTGAAACCATTATCAAAGGTATGGGTGAGTTGCACTTAGATATTAAAGTGGACATCCTCAAGCGTACCTATGGGGTAGAAGTAGAAGTAGGTAAACCTCAAGTAGCTTATCGTGAGTCTATCACTAAAGTAATTCAAGACAGCTACACTCATAAGAAACAGTCGGGTGGTTCTGGTCAGTTTGGTAAGATTGACTATACGATCGAACCTGGCGAACCTGGTTCTGGATTTGAGTTTCAGTCTAAAGTTACTGGTGGTAACGTTCCTCGTGAATATTGGCCTGCGGTTGAGAAAGGTTTCGCTAGCAGTTTAGATAAGGGCGTATTGGCTGGATATCCTTGTGTGGACTTAAAAATCACCTTAAATGACGGTTCTTTCCACCCTGTAGACTCCAGTGCGATCGCTTTTGAAATTGCAGCTAAATCTGGTTATCGTCAGTCTATCCCTAAAGCTGGGCCCCAAATTCTTGAGCCTATCATGAACGTCGATGTCTTTACACCTGAAGATCACATGGGCGATGTAATTGGCGATCTTAACCGTCGTCGTGGGATGATTAAATCTCAAAATACTAATCCTATGGGTGTACGGATTAAAGCAGAAGCTCCTTTAAGTGAGATGTTTGGCTACATTGGTGACTTACGCACAATGACTTCTGGTCGTGGTCAATTTTCTATGGAGTTTGCCCATTATGCACCTTGTCCGAAAAATGTGGCAGAAGCAGTAATTGCCGAAGCAAAAGAGCGTCAAGCAGCTAAAGCATAA
- the por gene encoding light-dependent protochlorophyllide reductase, translating to MVQEQESTVIVTGASSGVGLYAAKALANRGWHVIMACRNLPKTEQAAQQAGIPQDKYSIIHLDLASLESVRKFVQDFRSTGRHLDALVCNAAVYLPLEKEPQRSKEGYELSVATNHLGHFLLCNLMLEDLRKSPAAEKRLVILGTVTANPKELGGKIPIPAPPDLGDLQGLEAGFKAPTAMIDGKKFKSGKAYKDSKLCNMLTMRELHNRYHESTGIIFNALYPGCVAETALFRNHYSLFRTIFPWFQKNVTGGYVTEELAGERVAKVTADPSFNESGVYYSWGNRQQEDRAAFKQEISNEAMDANKGKRLWELSEKLVGLA from the coding sequence ATGGTACAAGAGCAAGAATCAACCGTAATAGTTACAGGTGCATCTTCTGGGGTGGGATTATACGCTGCGAAAGCTTTGGCAAACCGTGGCTGGCACGTAATCATGGCTTGTCGCAATCTGCCTAAAACTGAACAAGCAGCACAACAAGCGGGAATTCCTCAAGATAAATACAGTATTATTCACTTAGACTTAGCCTCTTTGGAGAGTGTGCGTAAGTTTGTCCAGGATTTTCGCTCAACTGGTAGACATCTTGATGCTTTAGTATGTAATGCTGCTGTATATCTACCCTTAGAAAAAGAGCCACAACGAAGTAAAGAAGGTTATGAATTAAGTGTAGCTACCAATCACTTAGGTCATTTCTTACTGTGCAATCTAATGCTAGAAGATTTACGCAAATCCCCAGCAGCAGAAAAAAGATTAGTTATTTTGGGTACAGTTACAGCAAATCCTAAAGAATTAGGGGGTAAAATTCCCATCCCAGCACCGCCAGATTTAGGAGATCTTCAAGGTTTAGAAGCAGGATTTAAAGCCCCTACTGCCATGATCGATGGTAAAAAGTTTAAATCAGGTAAAGCTTATAAAGACAGCAAACTCTGCAATATGTTAACTATGCGTGAATTGCATAATCGTTATCATGAGTCTACAGGGATTATTTTTAATGCTCTTTATCCTGGTTGCGTTGCCGAAACAGCTTTATTTCGTAACCATTATTCATTATTTAGAACTATTTTCCCTTGGTTTCAGAAGAATGTTACAGGGGGTTATGTCACTGAAGAATTGGCAGGCGAAAGGGTGGCTAAAGTTACGGCAGATCCCAGTTTTAACGAATCTGGAGTCTATTATAGTTGGGGCAATCGTCAACAAGAAGACCGTGCAGCCTTTAAGCAGGAAATTTCCAATGAAGCGATGGATGCCAATAAAGGTAAACGCCTTTGGGAATTAAGCGAAAAATTAGTAGGGCTTGCGTAA
- a CDS encoding 2-alkenal reductase: MKFLSKKLRVYLGILALGGGLGLLVSRYFQQPIQSQVYSPVVSTPNQAFGNSSNNQNINFIATAVQKVSPAVVRIDASRQMASSLSDNLNLKRFFGKDDPLESAPGEVERGTGSGFIIGSDGRLITNAHVVDGANKVQVTLKDGRIYEGKVLGTDPFTDVAVVKIAAKDLPTVKLGRGEKLTPGEWAIAIGNPLGLDNTVTVGIISGLGRSSSQVGVPDKRVRFIQTDAAINPGNSGGPLLNAQGEVVGINTAIRADAQGLGFAIPIETAQRIANQLFAKGEAEHPYLGIHMVNLNKETKNEINASKEFEFKISEDQGVLVVKVIPNSPAAKSGLQPGDIIRQVGDRSVYSSVQVQEQVDLSAIGSKLQVEVLRNGKLQTLNIRPSAFPKNQFE, from the coding sequence ATGAAATTTTTATCTAAGAAGCTAAGGGTTTATCTAGGCATACTGGCACTTGGCGGTGGTTTAGGTTTGTTAGTGAGTCGCTATTTTCAGCAACCAATACAGTCTCAAGTTTATTCCCCAGTTGTTTCAACTCCGAATCAAGCTTTTGGTAATAGTAGTAATAATCAAAATATTAATTTTATTGCGACTGCCGTACAAAAAGTTAGCCCTGCTGTAGTTAGAATTGATGCTTCGCGTCAAATGGCTTCTAGTTTATCAGACAATCTTAATTTAAAACGTTTTTTTGGCAAGGATGATCCTTTAGAATCTGCGCCAGGGGAAGTGGAAAGAGGCACGGGATCTGGATTTATTATTGGTTCAGATGGTCGTTTGATTACTAATGCCCATGTGGTGGATGGGGCGAATAAAGTACAAGTAACCCTTAAAGACGGCAGAATTTATGAAGGTAAGGTTTTGGGAACAGATCCGTTTACTGATGTGGCGGTGGTAAAAATTGCAGCTAAGGATTTACCCACAGTAAAATTAGGTAGAGGGGAAAAATTAACCCCTGGAGAATGGGCGATCGCAATTGGTAATCCTTTAGGTTTGGATAATACGGTAACTGTTGGTATTATTAGTGGTTTGGGTCGTTCTAGTTCACAAGTGGGTGTCCCTGATAAACGAGTCAGATTTATTCAAACTGATGCAGCTATTAACCCAGGTAATTCTGGGGGTCCACTCTTGAATGCACAAGGGGAAGTGGTCGGGATTAATACGGCAATTCGGGCTGATGCTCAAGGTTTGGGTTTTGCTATCCCTATAGAAACAGCCCAGCGTATAGCTAATCAATTATTTGCTAAAGGAGAAGCGGAACATCCTTATTTGGGAATTCATATGGTTAATTTGAATAAGGAGACGAAAAATGAAATTAATGCCAGTAAAGAATTTGAATTTAAAATTAGTGAAGACCAAGGGGTGTTAGTGGTTAAAGTGATACCGAATTCTCCCGCAGCTAAAAGTGGTTTGCAACCAGGCGATATTATTCGTCAAGTAGGCGATCGCTCAGTTTATAGTTCCGTACAAGTTCAAGAACAAGTTGATCTTAGTGCTATAGGGTCAAAATTGCAAGTTGAAGTGTTGAGAAACGGTAAGTTGCAAACTTTAAATATTAGACCTAGTGCTTTTCCTAAAAATCAATTTGAGTAA
- a CDS encoding ATP-dependent DNA helicase, with protein sequence MIEVEVHSYLRDFLRVYGDRNFPHHLTMARLIARALRLGRPVLVQTGSSVSKYCLGYLMPLLLGDWSVVIVAPPSTQEYLLNIELPRLQDWLGTNKKVRIGDRALPDDQLLLTDPENWLADRLGEQQKFPPHLLTIIDRADNLAEWTRQLLTNTLTTRDWEQLLEVSPQEQDLIRNTRIKLTKSIFTRPENPYRNYVLLDSELALINDLCAKLNEQKQLNAKFLEFWQQLADKSTIAWISRDREQGLFTINLAPPEVKTKLQPIWQQQPVIIIGSFLDIDPLATTYRQQLGLDAEMLSLKFTPNRQNNHLHLYIPDRFPLPNTPDFQSALIEQSLLLVSLSSNSDYNQLIVVIVEDCPLQGQVGSALAAQFGSRVKVEDTAVTDNSILISGWSFWKQHQETLPIPRLLVIATLPIPSLENPLVANRVNYHKNKRQDWFRMYLLPTALQVLEQTLVPLRESQSIVALFDNRVNFRSYGKTILAALEPCDRVNYIDPTWFGYPDS encoded by the coding sequence TTGATAGAAGTAGAAGTCCATTCCTACCTTAGAGATTTTTTGCGAGTTTATGGCGATCGCAATTTTCCTCATCACCTTACTATGGCTCGGCTGATAGCTAGAGCATTACGTTTAGGTCGTCCTGTTTTGGTGCAAACTGGCAGCAGTGTTAGTAAGTATTGTTTAGGGTATTTAATGCCTCTTCTTTTGGGCGATTGGTCAGTGGTTATTGTTGCTCCTCCCTCAACCCAAGAGTATTTGTTAAATATCGAATTACCTCGTCTACAAGATTGGTTAGGAACTAATAAAAAAGTCAGAATTGGCGATCGCGCTCTACCTGATGATCAATTGTTATTAACGGATCCTGAAAATTGGCTCGCAGATCGTCTTGGTGAACAACAGAAATTCCCCCCCCATCTCCTCACTATTATTGATCGTGCTGATAATTTGGCAGAATGGACAAGACAACTACTTACTAATACCCTAACCACCAGAGATTGGGAGCAATTGTTAGAGGTTTCTCCTCAAGAACAGGATTTGATTCGTAACACGAGAATTAAGTTAACTAAGTCTATTTTTACTCGTCCTGAAAATCCCTATCGTAATTATGTCCTGCTAGATTCTGAATTGGCTTTAATTAATGATTTATGCGCTAAATTAAATGAGCAAAAACAATTAAATGCTAAGTTTCTAGAATTTTGGCAACAATTAGCCGATAAATCCACTATTGCTTGGATATCGCGCGATCGCGAACAGGGTTTATTTACGATTAATCTTGCTCCACCCGAAGTTAAAACTAAACTGCAACCTATTTGGCAACAACAACCTGTGATTATTATTGGTAGTTTTTTGGATATTGATCCCTTAGCTACTACCTATCGACAGCAATTAGGTTTAGATGCTGAGATGTTAAGCCTTAAATTCACTCCTAATCGTCAAAATAATCATTTACATCTATATATCCCTGATCGTTTTCCTTTACCTAATACTCCTGATTTTCAGTCTGCATTGATTGAACAAAGTTTACTTTTAGTAAGTCTTAGTAGTAATAGTGACTATAATCAATTAATTGTTGTCATTGTTGAAGATTGTCCCCTACAAGGACAAGTAGGCTCTGCTTTGGCTGCTCAATTTGGTTCACGGGTGAAAGTTGAAGATACAGCAGTTACTGATAATAGTATTTTGATTTCTGGTTGGTCGTTTTGGAAGCAACATCAAGAAACACTTCCCATTCCACGATTATTAGTTATTGCGACTTTACCTATACCATCTTTAGAAAATCCTTTGGTTGCCAACCGCGTTAACTATCATAAAAATAAACGTCAAGATTGGTTTCGGATGTATTTATTACCCACCGCTCTACAAGTCTTGGAACAAACCCTTGTGCCTTTACGCGAATCTCAAAGTATTGTTGCTTTATTTGATAACCGAGTTAATTTTCGTAGTTATGGTAAAACTATTTTAGCTGCCCTAGAGCCTTGCGATCGTGTTAATTATATTGATCCTACTTGGTTCGGATATCCTGATTCTTAA
- a CDS encoding two component transcriptional regulator, LuxR family protein — MIRTLIVDDQTLVREGIKILLEKATEIDIIDEAEDGNTALEKIAKLQPDIVLLDIVMPGIDGLALADQIRTQFPQVKIVMLSSHDNPEYVRRSTQLGAKGYLLKKASSQELEWSIKLVYQGYSTIKSELLDKQLLNNNLSLETAPVGASLMNFPPVANDVSLPNSVGDNQQLPTNLYSDAAIGVTSVTEQANLDKIEFLLAKKSVQQKYSSYRQQRRRNPLFHFHDVRISQVKKTMMSFEFRLLVAIIMFCLGLLVFIALS; from the coding sequence ATGATTCGTACCTTAATAGTTGACGATCAAACTCTCGTACGTGAAGGGATAAAAATCTTACTGGAAAAAGCTACAGAAATCGATATTATAGATGAGGCAGAAGATGGTAATACGGCATTAGAAAAAATTGCCAAGCTACAGCCAGATATTGTTCTTTTAGACATAGTTATGCCAGGAATTGACGGTTTAGCCTTAGCAGATCAAATCCGTACTCAATTTCCCCAGGTAAAAATTGTGATGCTTAGTAGTCATGATAATCCAGAATATGTACGTCGCTCGACTCAATTGGGAGCTAAAGGTTATTTGCTTAAAAAAGCTTCTTCTCAAGAGCTTGAATGGTCAATTAAACTGGTTTATCAAGGTTATTCAACTATTAAATCAGAGTTGTTAGATAAACAGTTACTAAACAATAATTTATCTTTAGAAACTGCTCCAGTTGGTGCATCACTTATGAATTTTCCCCCAGTTGCTAATGATGTTTCGCTACCAAATTCTGTAGGAGATAATCAACAATTACCAACTAATTTATATTCGGATGCAGCGATCGGTGTAACATCAGTAACAGAACAAGCAAACTTAGATAAGATTGAGTTTTTGCTAGCTAAAAAAAGTGTACAGCAAAAATACTCTAGTTATCGACAACAAAGACGTAGAAATCCTTTGTTTCATTTTCACGATGTAAGGATATCTCAAGTTAAGAAAACCATGATGAGTTTTGAATTTAGACTCTTGGTTGCTATTATTATGTTTTGTTTAGGATTGTTAGTATTTATTGCCTTATCTTGA
- a CDS encoding 6,7-dimethyl-8-ribityllumazine synthase, translating into MDSISGSSGNFKLFCDLISRLYAILSQARDRLFFSGDRMTIFITIKIYIYFMTVFEGTFAGDVSNLRFALVIGRFNDLVTDKLISGCQDCLKRHGINIDPDNGQVDYVWVPGSYEIAMVARQMALSGGYDAIICLGAVIRGQTPHFDFVASEAAKGIAAASFQTGIPVIFGVLTVDTMQQALERAGIKSNLGWNYALNALEMASLMQQINNRSVSSSRGNLPPGNDTLALPKVSAQNYSNAE; encoded by the coding sequence TTGGACAGTATTAGTGGTAGTAGTGGCAATTTTAAACTTTTTTGTGATCTAATTAGTCGACTTTACGCCATTTTATCCCAAGCGCGCGATCGCTTATTTTTTTCAGGCGATCGCATGACTATATTTATTACAATTAAAATTTATATTTATTTTATGACTGTTTTTGAAGGAACTTTTGCAGGGGATGTCTCTAATCTACGTTTTGCTCTAGTAATTGGTCGTTTTAATGATTTGGTGACTGATAAGTTGATTTCTGGGTGTCAAGATTGTCTTAAGCGTCATGGCATCAATATAGACCCTGATAACGGTCAAGTGGATTATGTTTGGGTCCCTGGTAGTTATGAGATTGCTATGGTTGCTCGACAAATGGCTCTCTCTGGTGGTTATGATGCAATTATTTGTTTAGGTGCGGTAATTCGCGGACAAACTCCCCATTTCGATTTTGTAGCCTCTGAAGCTGCTAAAGGTATTGCTGCTGCTAGTTTTCAAACAGGCATTCCAGTTATTTTTGGGGTGTTAACCGTTGATACTATGCAACAGGCTCTAGAAAGAGCAGGTATTAAGAGTAATTTGGGTTGGAATTATGCTTTAAATGCTCTGGAAATGGCAAGTTTAATGCAGCAAATTAATAATCGTTCTGTATCTTCTTCCCGTGGGAATTTGCCCCCAGGTAATGATACTCTGGCTTTACCTAAAGTTTCTGCTCAAAATTATAGTAATGCTGAATAA
- a CDS encoding photosystem II core protein PsbZ yields MTILFQLALVALVMFSFVMIIGVPVAYASPQNWEQSKSLIYVGSGIWTVLVVVVAILNFFVI; encoded by the coding sequence ATGACTATTTTATTTCAATTAGCACTAGTTGCTTTAGTGATGTTTTCTTTCGTGATGATCATTGGAGTTCCAGTTGCTTATGCTTCCCCTCAAAATTGGGAGCAATCCAAATCTCTAATCTATGTGGGTTCAGGAATTTGGACAGTATTAGTGGTAGTAGTGGCAATTTTAAACTTTTTTGTGATCTAA
- a CDS encoding 4-alpha-glucanotransferase: MLDFRASGVLLHPTSLPSRFGIGDLGETAYQFVDFLANSDQQIWQILPIGPTGFGNSPYLSYSALAGNPLLISPSVLQQQGLLTEEELWQIPEFPLDTVDFDRVIATKLPLLRKAGDRFFTQASDEDKEDFHRFCDHHNDWLSNYALFMALKEAHGGSSWNQWSPEIAARQPEAMAIWASKLTEEIAFHKFVQYQFFQQWKNLKHYANQKGIKIFGDIPIYVAHDSVDVWAHPDIFCLDSQTGEATLMAGVPPDYFSETGQLWGNPVYNWQRLQETDFKWWVRRVEGILEYVDIIRIDHFRGFQAYWAVPQGEETAMRGTWLEAPGDEFFELLEAQLGKLPIVAEDLGVITPEVEALRDKFKFPGMKILQFAFDGDCNNVFIPYNYTDRNCIVYTGTHDNNTTVGWFYERSHEAQAQVVDYLGCVGQDGIHWALIRLALGTVGNTVILPFQDILGLGADAKMNTPAQATGNWQWRCRGEAFNDELSGRLRYLTHLYGRAPVDRG, encoded by the coding sequence ATGTTGGATTTTAGAGCTAGCGGTGTTTTGCTTCATCCCACTTCTCTACCCAGCCGTTTCGGCATTGGGGATTTGGGTGAAACTGCATATCAGTTCGTCGATTTTTTAGCCAATAGTGACCAACAAATCTGGCAAATTTTGCCCATTGGTCCTACAGGTTTTGGTAACTCTCCTTATCTATCTTATTCTGCTTTGGCAGGAAATCCCTTGCTAATTAGTCCTAGTGTTCTGCAACAGCAGGGATTATTGACGGAGGAAGAGTTATGGCAAATTCCCGAATTTCCTCTAGATACAGTGGATTTTGACAGAGTAATTGCCACCAAACTACCTTTATTACGCAAAGCAGGCGATCGCTTTTTTACTCAAGCATCAGATGAAGATAAGGAAGATTTCCATCGTTTTTGTGATCATCATAACGATTGGTTAAGTAACTATGCACTATTTATGGCTCTAAAAGAGGCACACGGGGGCAGTAGTTGGAATCAGTGGTCACCTGAAATTGCTGCTCGTCAGCCTGAAGCAATGGCTATTTGGGCAAGTAAATTAACGGAAGAAATCGCCTTCCACAAGTTTGTACAGTACCAGTTTTTCCAGCAGTGGAAAAATCTTAAACATTACGCTAATCAAAAAGGAATTAAAATATTTGGCGACATTCCTATTTATGTAGCTCACGATAGTGTAGATGTTTGGGCGCATCCTGATATCTTTTGTTTAGATTCTCAAACAGGCGAAGCTACATTGATGGCAGGAGTACCACCCGATTATTTTAGTGAAACTGGTCAACTTTGGGGTAATCCTGTATATAACTGGCAAAGACTTCAAGAAACTGATTTTAAATGGTGGGTTAGGCGAGTTGAAGGAATCTTAGAATACGTAGATATAATTCGTATCGACCACTTTCGCGGTTTTCAAGCTTATTGGGCAGTACCTCAAGGAGAAGAAACTGCTATGAGGGGTACATGGTTAGAAGCCCCAGGAGATGAATTTTTCGAGTTATTAGAAGCACAACTAGGAAAACTACCAATTGTTGCCGAAGATTTAGGGGTAATTACGCCAGAAGTAGAAGCCTTACGTGATAAATTTAAGTTTCCTGGAATGAAGATTCTTCAGTTTGCTTTCGATGGTGACTGTAATAACGTGTTTATTCCTTATAACTACACTGATCGCAATTGTATTGTCTATACAGGTACTCACGATAATAATACGACAGTTGGTTGGTTTTACGAGCGATCCCATGAGGCACAAGCTCAAGTGGTTGATTATTTAGGTTGTGTTGGTCAGGATGGGATTCACTGGGCGTTAATTCGTTTGGCTTTAGGGACTGTGGGCAATACAGTAATCTTACCTTTTCAAGATATCCTCGGTTTAGGTGCAGATGCCAAAATGAATACTCCTGCCCAAGCTACAGGTAATTGGCAATGGCGTTGTCGTGGCGAGGCATTTAACGATGAATTAAGCGGTCGTTTGAGATACCTAACCCATCTTTACGGACGCGCTCCCGTTGATAGAGGATAA
- a CDS encoding rfrA pentapeptide repeat-containing protein, with product MVWKLTTDELLARYNAGERNFAGIELIRILERDGISSPIEGLEGVDLRGINLRGANLEYLWLGGA from the coding sequence ATGGTTTGGAAACTCACTACTGATGAGCTGTTGGCTCGGTACAACGCTGGAGAAAGAAATTTTGCTGGAATCGAATTGATTCGCATTCTTGAACGGGATGGAATCAGTAGTCCTATTGAAGGGTTGGAGGGAGTCGACTTGAGAGGTATTAATCTTAGAGGAGCCAATCTCGAATATCTTTGGTTGGGAGGAGCATAA
- a CDS encoding pentapeptide repeat protein gives MTGADLFGASLISASLSDAILRDANLFSANLTWTACHRTDFTGATLNHMNASSASFTNATLNFFEYAILIFANFERAVGKLSLRSQSNLLWNTTMPDGTVEKGPYIRN, from the coding sequence TTGACTGGTGCAGATCTGTTCGGGGCTAGCTTGATTAGTGCTTCCCTGTCCGATGCTATTTTGAGAGATGCCAATTTGTTCTCTGCTAATTTGACTTGGACTGCTTGTCATCGTACCGACTTCACTGGGGCTACCTTGAATCACATGAATGCCAGTAGTGCTAGTTTTACTAACGCTACACTCAACTTTTTTGAATATGCTATTTTGATTTTTGCTAACTTTGAAAGGGCTGTCGGTAAGCTTTCTCTTCGCAGTCAATCTAATCTCCTCTGGAACACCACTATGCCCGACGGAACTGTTGAAAAAGGTCCCTATATTAGAAATTGA